Proteins encoded by one window of Scatophagus argus isolate fScaArg1 chromosome 8, fScaArg1.pri, whole genome shotgun sequence:
- the calcrl2 gene encoding calcitonin gene-related peptide type 1 receptor gives MWKFGGNDSLTTRSKKRNMWRSLALSLIVALTLGIEVSQSEDVGSMVAVEKVMEDQQGNFSDISTLAGESRREILAAQFECYLKIIHDPPRTEDGSYCNRTWDGWLCWGDSPPGTVIQMCPEYFYDFDPAEKVTKVCNPDGQWFHHPESNRVWTNYTQCQTYTKDKLKFAISLYYLGMVGHGLSIVSLIICLIIFSYFKSLSCQRISLHKNMFLSFILNSVVTIMWLSLSAASSQAQNTSNPVSCKILAVLTQYTSTSNYFWMLCEGIYLHTLIIVAVFVGEQQLFWYYVLGWGFPIVPAITYAVARELFFNDKCWISSNTNLVYIIHGPIQAALLVNFFFLLNIVRVLITKLKDTHCAESTAYMKAVRATLILVPLLGVQYIIFPCRPEGRISRAIYEFFMIIFSHFQGLLVAIIFCFCNAEAQTALRRKWAQWKSGWGDTPVTSNHFNYHSSSITETSRATISLEQPAAASFEQKENGQFLSKVHQSSNGQQKKSTMYSNGEVDTFKKMETTNI, from the exons ATGTGGAAATTTGGAGGAAATGACAGTTTGACAACACGCTCAAAGAAAAG AAACATGTGGAGGTCTCTAGCACTCTCACTGATAGTTGCACTGACATTGGGTATCGAG GTGTCCCAGTCTGAGGATGTGGGGTCCATGGTGGCTGTCGAGAAGGTGATGGAAGATCAACAAGGGAACTTCAGTGACATATCCACCTTAGCAGGAGAGTCCAGACGCGAGATTCTGGCCGCTCAGTTTGAGTGCTACTTGAAGATAATCCATGATCCACCACGTACAGAAGATG GATCATACTGTAACCGTACATGGGATGGCTGGCTGTGCTGGGGGGATTCACCTCCAGGGACTGTCATACAGATGTGTCCTGAATACTTTTATGACTTTGACCCTGCTG AGAAGGTTACCAAAGTATGTAATCCTGATGGCCAGTGGTTCCACCACCCAGAGAGCAACAGAGTCTGGACTAACTACACCCAATGTCAGACCTACACCAAAGACAAACTCAAG TTTGCCATCAGTCTCTACTACCTGGGCATGGTGGGTCATGGGCTGTCTATTGTATCTCTGATCATCTGTCTGATCATCTTCTCCTACTTCAA GAGTCTCAGCTGCCAGAGAATCTCCCtccacaaaaacatgtttctctCCTTCATCTTGAACTCTGTTGTTACTATAATGTGGCTCTCGCTCAGTGCGGCCAGTAGCCAAGCCCAAAATACCAGCAACCCC GTGAGCTGTAAGATCCTGGCTGTGCTGACTCAGTACACATCTACTTCCAACTACTTCTGGATGCTGTGTGAAGGCATTTACCTCCACACGCTCATCATAGTGGCCGTCTTTGTCGGGGAACAGCAGCTCTTCTGGTACTACGTCCTGGGATGGG GTTTTCCCATCGTTCCcgccatcacatatgctgtgGCTCGTGAGCTCTTCTTTAACGACAA GTGTTGGATCAGCTCAAATACAAACCTGGTCTATATCATTCATGGACCCATTCAAGCTGCACTGCTT GTGaacttcttctttctcctgaACATTGTCCGGGTCCTGATCACCAAGCTGAAAGACACCCACTGCGCTGAGAGCACAGCCTACATGAAGGCAGTGAGAGCCACCCTCATCCTCGTACCTCTGCTGGGAGTCCAGTACATCATTTTCCCCTGTAGGCCAGAGGGACGCATCAGCCGGGCCATCTATGAATTTTTTATGATTATCTTCAGCCACTTCCAG GGACTCCTGGTGGCAATTATATTCTGTTTCTGCAATGCTGAG GCGCAGACAGCGCTGCGGAGGAAATGGGCTCAGTGGAAGTCTGGCTGGGGAGATACACCTGTCACCAGCAACCACTTTAACTACCACAGCTCTTCCATCACCGAAACCAGCCGTGCCACCATCAGCTTGGAGCAGCCTGCTGCTGCGTCTTTTGAGCAAAAGGAAAACGGTCAGTTCTTGTCCAAGGTGCATCAGAGCAGCAACgggcagcagaaaaaaagcacGATGTACAGCAATGGGGAGGTGGACACATTCAAGAAGATGGAGACCACCAACATCTGA